CAGTTCGTAGACGAGGTCGCCGAGGAGTTCAAGAAAGCCTGGGAAGTCCTTCACATATCCTACGACGACTTCATCCGGACCACCGAGCCGCGCCACAAGAAGGTGGTGCAGCGCTACCTGCAGGAGATCTACGACCGCGGGGACATCTACTACGGCGAGTACGAAGGCCTCTACTGCGTGGGCTGCGAGCGCTTCCTGACGGAAAAAGAGCTGGTCGACGGCAAGTGCCCCGACCACGGGGTGGAGCCGGAGCCGCGGCGCGAGGGCAACTACTTCTTCAAGATGGAGAAGTACCGCACCTGGCTGCGCGGCCACATCCAGAAGCACCCCGGTTTCGTCCGCCCCGAGCGCTACCGCAACGAGGTGCTCGCGATCCTCTCCGAGCCGATCGGCGACCTCTCCATCTCGCGCCCCAAGAGCCGCGTCAGCTGGGGCATCGAGCTGCCCTGGGACCCCGACCACGTCACCTACGTCTGGTTCGACGCTCTGCTCAACTACATCTCCGCCCTCGGCTACCCCGACGGCGAGCGCTTCCAGAAGTACTGGCCCGCGGCCCAGCACATGATCGGCAAGGACATCCTCAAGACCCACGCGGTCTTCTGGCCGACGATGCTGAAGGCGGGCGACGTCGCGGTGTACCGGCACCTCAACGTCGGCGGGCACCTGCTCGCGGACGGACGCAAGATGTCCAAGAGCCTCGGCAACGTCATCGATCCCTTCGAATGGGCCAGGAAATACGGCCCCGACGCGGTGCGGTACTACCTTCTGAAGGAAACCCCCTACGGCCTCGACGGTGCGGTCAGCGAAGCGGGGCTGGTGGAGCGCTACAACGCCGACCTCGCCAACGACCTCGGCAACTTGCTGCAGCGGGTGCGCACGATGGTGCTGAAATACCGTCAGGGGCGGCTGCGCTTCCAGCAGCCGGGCGCGGCGGAGCACGAGGTCGTCGAGGCCGCGGAGGCCCTGGTTCCCAAGGTGCGCGGGCTGGTCGGCGAGCTGCGCTTCAACCAGGCGCTCGAGGAGGTGCTGCAGTTCGTCCGGAGCCTCAACCGCTACATCAACGAGCGCGCCCCCTGGAAGATCGCGGACGCCGAGGAGCTCGACCGCGTGCTCTACACCGCGGTGGAGGGCATGCGCGTCGCCTCGGTCTTGCTGGAGCCGGCGATGCCGGTGAAGATGGCCGAGCTGCGCGCCGCCTTGGGCCTGGGTCCGTTGCGCGTGGCCGACGTGGAGCGTTGGGGAGGGCTGCCCGACGGCCACCTCCTGCCGGTGGAGGCGCCGATCCTCTTTCCCAAGGTCGAGCAGCGGCGCACCACCGGCGACGCGCAACCGCCCGAAAAGGAAGAGGCGCCGCCGATCGCCTACGACGACTTCGCCAAGCTCGACCTGCGGGTGGCCAAGGTCGTGGGCGCGGAGAAGCACCCCAACGCCGACCGCCTGCTCGTGCTTCGCCTCGACGTCGGAGGCGAAGAGCGCACCGTCGTCGGCGGCCTGGCGGGGCATTACCGCCCCGAGGAGCTGGTGGGGCGGCGGGTCGTCCTGCTCGCCAACCTGAAGCCGCGCAAACTGCGCGGCGTGGTTTCCCACGGCATGCTGCTCGCCGCCGAAGGGGCGGACGGCGAGCTGGCGCTGCTCATGCCCGACAAGGACGTCGAACCCGGTTCAAGCGTCGGCTGAAAAGGCGACGACCCCCGCTCCCACCGCGCTCAGGGTGGGCACCTCGGGCGAGAGCGCGTACCCCAGAACGACGCCGCGGCCGGCGAAGAGCCGGTGCCCCGCGTGCACCGCGGCGTAGGCGTCGACGTAGGTGGAGTTGCCGGCGGGAATCAGCGACGCCCAGGCGGCCTCGAACGATCCTGCGGCCACGAGCTCGAGGTAGCGCCGGTCGACGGTGCGCGCCTGCGTCACCCTTTCGCGGTCGAGGGGCGGATGGCCGAAGCGGGCCCCCACGTGCGAGAGGTCCACGCTGGCCAGGGGCCAGAGCGGGTAGCGTTCGGCGAGCAGCGCGAGCGCCTGCGCCAGCTCGTCGAGTTCGGCCTTGCGTTCCGGATCGCCGCTGACGATCAGGGGAAGGATCCGCGGCGCGTCGTCGCTCCAGGCCGCCTTAAGGAAGACCGCCGGGAACTCGATCGAATGCTCCTCGCGGAAGGCGAGGGGGGTGTTGAAGAGCTCGAAGGGCAGCAGCGCGTCCAGGGCTTGCAAGGCCTCCAGGTCGACGGGCAGCGGCCCGAGCGGGGTTTCCAGCGGCGTGCCCCAGGCGGCCGCGACCTCGCTGAGGCCCCGGTGGGCCACGCCCAGGACGACGGCCCGGGCCGGGGGCGGTGTGCGGCGCATGGACTCGACCGCCGCGCCGTAGAGTTCGGGGACCCGCGCCGGTTCCAGGTGGGGCATCACCAGCCCTCCGGCCGCGGCCGCGACTTCGCCGACGCGGAGCGCGCGCAGGGTTTCGACGTAGCTGCGGAACGCCTCCGGGTCGCGGGGGTAGCTGCGGTCGGCCAGCGCCATGGGGCGCGGCTCCCGCAGGTAGCTCCGCAACCGTTCCTCGGCGAGTTCGCGCAGCCGGGGGTCTTCGAGGAAACGGGCCTTCTCCAGGGCCGCCAGCAGCTCCTCGAGCTTTTCCCGCGGCACGACCGATCCGTGCTCGCGCAGCAGCAGCGCCTGGACGTCTTCGAGGCTGCGCGTACCGTCGAACAGGGTGGCGATGTAGTAGGCCTCGGGGCTGAGGATCAGCACCTGTTCCGAAAGGCCCAGAGGATCGGTGAGGGCGAGGCCCTCAGGAGTCTCCTGAACGTCCAGTTCGCGCAGTTTCGGTTGCATACCACCATTCTACGAAACGCACCGCTTCTTCACGCCGCTGCACCGTGCCCAGCCACTGAGCTTCGCGCAGGGCCTGGAGCGCCCGGCCCACCACGGGGCCCGGTTCGAGGCCCAGCAGGGCCATGACCTCTTCGCCGCCGAGCAGGGGTTCGGGCTCGCCCGCGCGCACGGCCTCGCGGGCCTCCTGCAGCGCTTCGTAAAGGGGCCGCAGCCGCGCCTCCACGTTGCCGGATCGCGGGCCGCGCGTCGCCGCACGGTCGGCGATCTGCAGCATGACGAGGTCGGGCAGCAGGTCCCGGTGGCGCAACAGCCAACGGCGCCGGGCGCGCGGCGGGGACGGAGGGACCTGCATGTGGCGCGCGACGAGCCGCCGGACCGCGGCGACGACCGCCCGGCCGTAGCGCAGGCGCCGCAGAAGCGTCGCCGCCAGGGCGGCGCCGTCCTCGTCGTGGTGGAAGAAGCGGTAGTAGCCGCGTTCCGGATCCCAACGGCGCACCAGCGGTTTGGCGACGTCGTGGAGCAGCGCGGCCCAGCGCAGCTCGCGACCGGCTCCGGGAAACCGCCGGAGCAGCTGATGGAGGGCCTCCAGCTCGTGGCGGAGGACGTCCAGGTGGTGATAGCCCCGTTGCTCGACCCCCGCGCCCGAGGTCCACTCGGGCAGGTAGGCGTCGGCCAGCCCCCAGCGCCAGAGCAGGTGAAAGCCCCAGGCGGCCCGAGGGTGCATCAGGATCCGGTCCAGCTCGTCGCGGGTGCGTTCCCAGGCGGGCCGGCGCCCGAAACGCTGCCGCTGCGCGAGCGCCCGGATCCAGCCGAGGGTACGGGCTTCGGGGCGCAGGGCGTGGGTCACCGCGAGGCGGGCCCCGCGAAGGGGGCGGAGGGGATCGGATTCCAGCACGGCGGGCGACGGCGTTCGCAGAATCCGTCGCTCCAGGTCGTGGCGCGCGGTTGCAGGGGCCAGGACGGCCCCGCGGCGGTTCGCGGCCAGGGCGTCGACGGTGTAGTCGCGCCGCAGCAGGTCTTCCTCGAGGCGCTGCGGGGCGGGGGTGAAGTCGTAGCTCCGCCCGCCCGCCCGCACCCGCCAGTGGCCGCGCCGGGCGTCCAGGCAGAAGACTGCGCCGCCGCTGGCGGCGGCGCAGGCCCGCGCGGCCGCCGCGGGATCCGCGGCGGTGAAGTCGAAGTCGCGCGGCTCGAGCCCCCACCAGAGGTCGCGCACCGCCCCACCCACGAGCCATCCGCCCTCGGGCCAGCAGGGCAGCTCGGGCAGGCGCACGCGACCGATCACCCGGACCACGAGGGTAGTATAGTCCCGTGAAGGTCGTCGGCCTCACCGGCAACATCGGCAGCGGCAAGACCACGGTCGCGCACGAGCTCGAGCGGCTGGGGGCCGAGGTGATCTACGCCGACGAGCTCGCCCGCGAGGCGCGCGCGGCGCTGGCTCCGGAGATCTGCCGCGCCTTCCCCGACGCGTGCGCCGAAGGGCGCCCCGACGACCGCAGGCTGGCGCAGAAGGTCTTCGCGGACCCGGCCGCCCGCCGGCGGCTCGAGGCCATGATCCATCCGTGGGTGAGGCGGGCCGTCCTGCAGCGGCTCGAGCGGCTGGCGCAGCGCGAAACCCCGCCCGCGCTGGTCGTGCTCGAGCTGCCGCTGCTCTTCGAAACCGGCTGGAACCCCGCGCCCGACGGCGTTCTCGTCGTCGCCGCCCCGGACGAGCTGCGGGCGCGGCGCGTGGCCGAGCGGTCGGGGCTGTCGCTCGAAGAGTTTCGCGCCCGCGACGCCGCGCAACTTCCCCAGGCGGAGAAGGTGCGCCGGGCCGACTGGGTGATCGTCAACGACGGCGACCTCGACGCGCTGCGTGCGCAGGTGCGGCGCTGGTACGCGGAGGTGGTGCGTGAAGGTTCGGCATGATGCGTTGGGGGTCTTGGAGCTTCCCGACGATCCTCGGCGGATCGTCAGCCTGGCCCCGAACGTTACCGAGGCGTTGTTCGCCCTTGGCGCCGGGGAGCGGCTGGTGGGGAGGAGCGCCTTCTGCTGGCGCCCGGACGCCGCGGCCCGTCTTCCCGTCGTATCCAGCTATACGAAAATACGCTGGGAACTGCTTCACGAGCTTCGTCCCGACCTCGTCTTCACCACGACGGCGGTGCAAGGGGAGACTACGCGGGCGCTTCACGAACGCGGTTACCCCGTCTGGCCGCTGCCCCTGCCCAACAGCCCCTGGGGAATCCTCGAAAACCTGGCGACCCTGGGCGCGTTCCTCGGACTTGCGGAGGCCGCCGCCGAGCTCGCCGGCGCCCTGGCGGCACGCTACGGGGCGCTGGCCGGGAGGCTGCGCGGGTTGCGGGTCTACTTGGAGTACGACCTCGGTGGCCCGATCACGATCGGCCGCGCCGCGTTCATGAGCGCCGCGTTGGCCCACCTGGGGGCGGTCAACGTCTTCGGCGACCGCCCCGAGGCCTACTTCGAGCCCGAGATCGGCGCCGTGCTGGAGCGCGCCCCCGACCTCCTCGTCTTCGAACCCAAACGCATCCAGAACCGCGAGGCCCAGCTGCGGGCGGTGGAGCAGAAGCTGGAGGCCCGCGGCTGGCGCGGCCGGCCCTGGGTCGCGACCCGCGGCGACGAACTGGCGCACTTCGGGCCGGGGTTCTTCGGCTACCTGGAAACCTGGGCGGAGGCGATGGTCAAAGCGGTCGAAGAGCCCGCCTAGGCGGGCTCGGTCTGGCGGAGAGGGCGGGATTCGAACCCGCGGTACGGTTGCCCGTACACACGCTCTCCAGGCGTGCCCCTTCAGCCACTCGGGCACCTCTCCATGCCGACCTCAAGCGTAACAAACCCCGATGGGAGCGTCAAGCATGCTAGACTTGGGGGCATGAAGTTGGTCTTCGTCGGCCTGGGCAAGATGGGCCGCAGCATCCTCGAAGGAGTCCTCGCCGCCGAATTTCTCAGCCCCGAGCAGATCGGGGTCATCGACCGGGGGCCGGAGCGCACCCGCGAACTCGCCGCCCTCTACGGCATCGCGCCGCT
This genomic stretch from Oceanithermus profundus DSM 14977 harbors:
- a CDS encoding helical backbone metal receptor, which gives rise to MKVRHDALGVLELPDDPRRIVSLAPNVTEALFALGAGERLVGRSAFCWRPDAAARLPVVSSYTKIRWELLHELRPDLVFTTTAVQGETTRALHERGYPVWPLPLPNSPWGILENLATLGAFLGLAEAAAELAGALAARYGALAGRLRGLRVYLEYDLGGPITIGRAAFMSAALAHLGAVNVFGDRPEAYFEPEIGAVLERAPDLLVFEPKRIQNREAQLRAVEQKLEARGWRGRPWVATRGDELAHFGPGFFGYLETWAEAMVKAVEEPA
- the coaE gene encoding dephospho-CoA kinase (Dephospho-CoA kinase (CoaE) performs the final step in coenzyme A biosynthesis.) is translated as MKVVGLTGNIGSGKTTVAHELERLGAEVIYADELAREARAALAPEICRAFPDACAEGRPDDRRLAQKVFADPAARRRLEAMIHPWVRRAVLQRLERLAQRETPPALVVLELPLLFETGWNPAPDGVLVVAAPDELRARRVAERSGLSLEEFRARDAAQLPQAEKVRRADWVIVNDGDLDALRAQVRRWYAEVVREGSA
- a CDS encoding HD domain-containing protein — its product is MVRVIGRVRLPELPCWPEGGWLVGGAVRDLWWGLEPRDFDFTAADPAAAARACAAASGGAVFCLDARRGHWRVRAGGRSYDFTPAPQRLEEDLLRRDYTVDALAANRRGAVLAPATARHDLERRILRTPSPAVLESDPLRPLRGARLAVTHALRPEARTLGWIRALAQRQRFGRRPAWERTRDELDRILMHPRAAWGFHLLWRWGLADAYLPEWTSGAGVEQRGYHHLDVLRHELEALHQLLRRFPGAGRELRWAALLHDVAKPLVRRWDPERGYYRFFHHDEDGAALAATLLRRLRYGRAVVAAVRRLVARHMQVPPSPPRARRRWLLRHRDLLPDLVMLQIADRAATRGPRSGNVEARLRPLYEALQEAREAVRAGEPEPLLGGEEVMALLGLEPGPVVGRALQALREAQWLGTVQRREEAVRFVEWWYATETARTGRSGDS
- the amrB gene encoding AmmeMemoRadiSam system protein B — protein: MQPKLRELDVQETPEGLALTDPLGLSEQVLILSPEAYYIATLFDGTRSLEDVQALLLREHGSVVPREKLEELLAALEKARFLEDPRLRELAEERLRSYLREPRPMALADRSYPRDPEAFRSYVETLRALRVGEVAAAAGGLVMPHLEPARVPELYGAAVESMRRTPPPARAVVLGVAHRGLSEVAAAWGTPLETPLGPLPVDLEALQALDALLPFELFNTPLAFREEHSIEFPAVFLKAAWSDDAPRILPLIVSGDPERKAELDELAQALALLAERYPLWPLASVDLSHVGARFGHPPLDRERVTQARTVDRRYLELVAAGSFEAAWASLIPAGNSTYVDAYAAVHAGHRLFAGRGVVLGYALSPEVPTLSAVGAGVVAFSADA
- the metG gene encoding methionine--tRNA ligase — encoded protein: MKKTFYVTTPIYYVNARPHIGHAYTTINADFLARWHRLDGYDTFFLTGTDEHGEKIAQAAERAGKPPQQFVDEVAEEFKKAWEVLHISYDDFIRTTEPRHKKVVQRYLQEIYDRGDIYYGEYEGLYCVGCERFLTEKELVDGKCPDHGVEPEPRREGNYFFKMEKYRTWLRGHIQKHPGFVRPERYRNEVLAILSEPIGDLSISRPKSRVSWGIELPWDPDHVTYVWFDALLNYISALGYPDGERFQKYWPAAQHMIGKDILKTHAVFWPTMLKAGDVAVYRHLNVGGHLLADGRKMSKSLGNVIDPFEWARKYGPDAVRYYLLKETPYGLDGAVSEAGLVERYNADLANDLGNLLQRVRTMVLKYRQGRLRFQQPGAAEHEVVEAAEALVPKVRGLVGELRFNQALEEVLQFVRSLNRYINERAPWKIADAEELDRVLYTAVEGMRVASVLLEPAMPVKMAELRAALGLGPLRVADVERWGGLPDGHLLPVEAPILFPKVEQRRTTGDAQPPEKEEAPPIAYDDFAKLDLRVAKVVGAEKHPNADRLLVLRLDVGGEERTVVGGLAGHYRPEELVGRRVVLLANLKPRKLRGVVSHGMLLAAEGADGELALLMPDKDVEPGSSVG